A single candidate division SR1 bacterium Aalborg_AAW-1 DNA region contains:
- the nrdB gene encoding Ribonucleoside-diphosphate reductase subunit beta, with protein sequence MLFDKRVNIRPYEYPDLLDYADAMRHAYWIHTEYNYTGDIQDYHNMSESERTIFRKTMLAIAHVEVSVKTFWSDLHRALPKPEIATVGMVFGESETRHEQLYSHVLELLGLQEEFISLLDVPAIQQRIATIDTAMAKKGESQKEFVKSLIFFSLFTENVSLFSQFYIAMSYNKFKSYMKGMSNGIEASTKEEDLHANFGADIINIIRQEYPDLITAQDEQDIIALCSQALENEWNILDWIFADGEIDYVKKDIVKNYIAYRMNKGLQAIGINHTFPVDAHLLMETNWFEDEILVSKHTDFFNKRSTNYTKRSKSFNSEDLF encoded by the coding sequence ATGTTGTTCGATAAAAGAGTTAATATCAGACCATATGAGTATCCAGATCTCTTAGATTATGCTGATGCAATGAGACATGCCTATTGGATCCATACCGAATATAACTATACTGGTGATATCCAAGATTATCATAACATGTCTGAGTCAGAAAGAACAATTTTTCGTAAAACAATGTTAGCTATTGCTCATGTAGAGGTTTCGGTAAAGACATTTTGGTCAGATTTACATAGAGCGCTTCCTAAACCAGAAATTGCAACAGTAGGTATGGTATTTGGTGAATCAGAAACAAGACATGAACAACTTTACTCTCACGTGTTAGAATTGTTGTGATTGCAAGAAGAGTTTATTTCTTTATTGGATGTTCCTGCTATTCAGCAACGTATTGCCACTATTGATACAGCAATGGCAAAAAAGTGAGAATCTCAGAAAGAGTTTGTGAAATCATTGATTTTCTTCTCTCTATTTACAGAAAACGTGTCCTTGTTTTCTCAATTCTATATTGCTATGTCATATAATAAATTTAAAAGTTATATGAAAGGAATGTCCAATGGAATTGAGGCATCCACAAAAGAAGAGGACTTACATGCAAATTTTTGAGCTGATATTATCAATATTATTAGACAAGAATATCCAGATTTAATAACTGCTCAAGATGAGCAAGATATTATTGCTCTTTGCTCACAAGCACTTGAGAATGAGTGGAATATTCTTGACTGGATATTTGCTGATGGTGAAATTGATTATGTAAAGAAGGATATTGTAAAAAATTATATCGCTTATAGAATGAATAAAGGTTTACAAGCTATTGGTATCAATCACACCTTCCCAGTAGATGCACATCTCCTTATGGAAACAAATTGGTTTGAGGATGAAATACTTGTATCAAAACATACTGATTTCTTTAATAAAAGATCAACTAATTATACAAAAAGAAGTAAAAGTTTTAATTCTGAAGATCTCTTCTAA
- the nrdZ gene encoding Ribonucleoside-diphosphate reductase NrdZ, protein MEKYYWLNDVSRAFLDKGYLINGQTAEARIRQIAEHAEGILGMAGFADKFEDYMSRGYYSFSTPVWTNYGLDRGLPISCFGSYIEDDMASILFTQAEVGMMSKYGGGTSAYFGKLRPRGSEIKNNGQSSGAVHFMELFDKITDVVSQGSSRRGHLSPYLDIEHGDIKEFMKIGTEGHPIQKLTHGVCVGDEWMQSMIDGDVEKRTLWAEILKSRSEVGYPYLFFKDTVNNNKPECYQNHTITHSNMCSEIALPDSADESFVCCLSSINVLHWDAIKETDAVETMLYFLDTVIEDFIQKLESETDSLKKLFMSRPLRFAKRHRAVGLGVLGRHSYLQDNMIAYESDQARELNKEIFKTIQERALKASQDLAQQFGETEMTQGTGRRNTTLMAVAPTTSSAFIIGQVSQSIEPYWSNYFIKDTAKAKHTFKNPYLERELEQLGFNTPETWELIKQADGSVQHIENLPQELKDVFKTFGEIDQYKIIDQAGDRQKYIDQGQSLNILVPGTMPAKDINQLHIYAWKQGVKALYYQHSFNAAQVVKRQKVSCVGCEA, encoded by the coding sequence ATGGAAAAATATTACTGGTTAAATGATGTTTCAAGAGCGTTCTTAGATAAAGGATATCTTATCAATGGACAAACAGCTGAAGCAAGAATTAGACAAATTGCAGAACATGCAGAATGAATTTTGGGTATGGCTGGTTTCGCAGATAAATTTGAAGATTATATGTCGCGTGGATATTATTCTTTTTCTACACCTGTATGGACAAACTATGGACTTGATAGAGGGTTGCCAATTTCATGTTTTGGATCATATATTGAGGATGACATGGCATCAATTCTCTTCACGCAGGCTGAAGTAGGGATGATGAGTAAATATGGAGGAGGTACATCCGCTTATTTTGGAAAATTAAGACCTAGATGATCAGAAATTAAAAATAATGGACAAAGTTCAGGTGCAGTACATTTTATGGAGTTGTTTGATAAAATTACTGATGTTGTTAGTCAAGGAAGTAGTAGAAGATGACACCTCTCTCCTTATCTGGATATAGAACATGGAGATATCAAAGAATTTATGAAAATTGGAACAGAATGACATCCTATTCAAAAACTCACTCATGGGGTATGTGTAGGAGATGAATGGATGCAAAGTATGATCGATGGAGATGTAGAAAAGAGAACATTATGGGCAGAAATATTAAAATCAAGATCTGAAGTATGATATCCTTATCTTTTCTTTAAGGATACAGTGAATAACAATAAGCCAGAATGTTATCAAAATCATACCATTACTCACTCAAATATGTGCTCTGAAATCGCTCTTCCTGACTCAGCGGATGAATCGTTTGTGTGTTGTTTGTCATCTATTAATGTGCTTCACTGGGATGCAATTAAAGAAACTGATGCAGTTGAAACAATGCTCTACTTCCTCGATACAGTCATTGAAGACTTTATACAGAAACTTGAGTCAGAAACAGATTCTTTGAAAAAACTTTTTATGTCTAGACCATTGCGTTTTGCAAAAAGACATAGAGCAGTTGGTTTGGGTGTATTAGGACGACATTCGTACCTACAAGATAATATGATTGCGTATGAATCAGATCAAGCAAGAGAATTGAATAAAGAAATTTTCAAAACTATCCAAGAAAGAGCTCTCAAGGCATCACAAGATCTTGCACAACAATTTGGAGAAACAGAAATGACACAAGGAACAGGCAGAAGAAATACTACCCTTATGGCTGTTGCTCCTACTACCTCTTCAGCATTTATTATTGGACAAGTCTCTCAATCTATCGAACCGTATTGGTCAAATTATTTTATCAAAGATACAGCAAAAGCAAAACATACATTTAAGAATCCTTATCTTGAAAGAGAGCTTGAACAACTCTGATTTAACACACCAGAAACTTGGGAACTTATTAAACAAGCTGATGGATCAGTGCAACATATCGAAAATCTCCCACAAGAATTGAAAGATGTCTTCAAAACATTTGGAGAAATTGATCAGTATAAAATTATAGACCAAGCAGGAGATAGACAGAAATATATCGATCAAGGTCAATCGTTAAATATATTAGTTCCATGAACAATGCCAGCAAAAGATATTAATCAACTTCATATCTATGCATGGAAACAAGGTGTAAAAGCTCTCTATTATCAACATTCGTTTAATGCTGCGCAGGTAGTCAAAAGACAAAAGGTATCGTGTGTAGGATGTGAAGCATAA
- the trxA_2 gene encoding Thioredoxin, which produces MLMTVEHLQDEIKSHVVVVDFMATRCVPCQAMYPVVKELADHHNVKFIKLDADEHEAIFDQYEVYGVPHIKIFVNGEEKASSTGPKQREDIEAMIVDCVNCQTSQEQKEERILVEDYF; this is translated from the coding sequence ATGCTTATGACGGTAGAACATTTACAAGATGAAATTAAGTCACATGTTGTTGTTGTCGATTTTATGGCGACCCGATGTGTTCCCTGTCAGGCTATGTATCCTGTTGTTAAGGAACTTGCTGATCACCATAATGTGAAATTTATTAAGCTGGATGCTGATGAGCATGAGGCTATCTTTGATCAATATGAGGTCTATGGAGTACCACATATCAAAATCTTCGTTAATGGTGAAGAAAAAGCATCGTCTACTGGACCTAAACAGAGAGAAGATATCGAAGCTATGATTGTAGATTGTGTGAATTGTCAAACATCACAAGAACAAAAAGAAGAGAGAATATTGGTTGAAGATTATTTCTAG
- the relA_1 gene encoding GTP pyrophosphokinase, translating into MVENIDTFKQRLEGKMSETDAELVMFAYAIAKESHRTQQRDGGQRYFEHPRKGCIVLMDELKIFDPVLLIAFLLHDTGEDTLIWGNLLKDYDEWKKTATFRLNLICEKATPIVIGLTKPSIDNKKFYSREEVYDFYWNNMKNHNEIVLLKMVDRLINLREMGDCSAEKIAKQKKETVVVYLPMFQMLEETSYRESYCYLNNQISTTLSEL; encoded by the coding sequence ATGGTAGAAAATATTGATACTTTCAAACAAAGGCTAGAAGGTAAAATGTCAGAAACAGATGCCGAACTTGTCATGTTTGCTTATGCAATAGCAAAAGAATCTCATAGAACGCAACAAAGAGATGGTGGACAAAGGTATTTTGAACATCCTCGTAAAGGATGTATTGTATTAATGGATGAACTCAAAATCTTTGATCCAGTATTGTTGATTGCATTTCTTCTTCATGATACGGGAGAAGATACTTTGATATGGGGGAATCTTTTGAAAGATTATGATGAATGGAAAAAAACAGCAACATTTCGATTAAATTTAATTTGTGAAAAAGCCACTCCTATTGTTATTGGATTAACTAAACCATCTATTGATAATAAAAAATTTTATTCTCGTGAGGAAGTATATGATTTTTATTGGAATAATATGAAAAATCATAATGAAATAGTATTATTAAAAATGGTTGATCGTTTGATTAATTTAAGAGAGATGGGTGATTGTTCTGCAGAAAAAATTGCTAAACAAAAAAAAGAAACAGTAGTGGTGTATTTACCAATGTTTCAAATGCTTGAAGAGACTTCTTATAGAGAGAGTTATTGTTATCTTAATAATCAAATTAGTACAACATTATCCGAATTATAA
- the mrcA_1 gene encoding Penicillin-binding protein 1A, translating into MASTSHGWNTDSQQGSGSSSFSKKNISSSSRSQPVSSPRSSTTRHWSSEGSSTSRKVYTPSRFSSFSAGSGGNGVTRVRNWTKHMFQSGQRWKPLLYIGGSVLGIYLIWVYFAVATQLPVITNDTLQNGNFSQTSTVSDRNGEVLYRFYEENREFVDFENIAPQAINAFVAMEDQSFWENGGVDLKGLLRNVYGTIQRALGMNARIGGASTITQQLLKNILALDKNESGMYDTIVRKHKEWLLVGKLADVIKSDVRKENPGISSSELARKQKERVMELYINFIYLGNQTHGIQAASQSYFAKSAKDLNIVESAILASMPQSPSYYDLYKNPTRVLGDFSITATDGSKIVSGDVYNTIVNSIGNLVFDSKNTISKSNNAFQNFTSKIVPENMTVGGAIYTLSYTPGRKDAVLNRMYEDGYITEEELKQSFIDGLNLTLASGKVAIQTPHFVFWVRDLLLSDEQFKDLEITEDMLYQGGLQIRTSLDKNIQDIAELAVKNNMPLLNDRGGNNRSMIHLDSTNGDVLAYVGSADYNNTEIQGQNDMVRSKRQPGSSVKPLVYAYFLQHVPSTLDTPVFDIDFTVGGLKPRNADGKFNGLMALKNALAYSRNIPAVKVYLGAGQEEKIKPFLQEIGLSSLKSNHEYGYSLALGAGEVSMLEMAQAYSVLSQLGEYAAINPILEIKDKNGNLIYEKKVEKKKTSLDPIVASMVWEMLSNTSYMPSGWVNYYTIKGLKYAVKSGTSNKVVKRDGEDVSLPRDGWLATYTPNRVTLYWAGNADDSPLNKNALGLLINSEVNKSFYGALLEKGMITNDPMTTVPGKSVTISKVTGRLANENTPEEYKVTTTAFNADIPGDGLYTSITVDASCGGKLSPLTPAEQRQQVYLFTPASITSFDTQDIIGWFAGQNKNLLTTPDSIYAKLFAKEPTEYCEGRAIQESDSVQVSTLLTKNQSVTSKFSLSYAAQSANGNIIKVTILANDVVVGNYSYGKPAIDDTKQVNLQALGDASDVRIQIVAVDETGKSNSITLPVKVTKDDTDKPVFDNTAVKVVPAEAGGYEVTLGFTDATSGVESVSVTLPDSSVKNLKGSVVKFITPTAGTVRYVAKDGFGNSLEGSLDMSSYL; encoded by the coding sequence ATGGCATCTACATCACATGGATGGAATACAGACTCACAACAAGGGTCAGGAAGCTCCTCTTTTTCAAAAAAGAATATTTCATCATCTTCTCGTTCACAACCTGTTTCTTCACCAAGATCATCAACCACGAGACATTGGTCATCTGAAGGTTCATCAACATCAAGGAAAGTCTATACTCCATCAAGATTTTCATCATTTTCTGCAGGGTCTTGAGGTAATGGTGTGACGAGAGTGCGAAATTGGACTAAGCATATGTTTCAATCAGGACAACGATGGAAACCGCTGTTGTATATCTGAGGTTCTGTCTTAGGTATCTATTTGATTTGGGTGTATTTTGCAGTAGCAACACAATTACCTGTGATTACTAATGATACACTACAAAATGGTAATTTTTCGCAAACTAGTACTGTTTCTGACAGAAATGGGGAAGTTTTGTATAGATTTTATGAGGAGAATAGAGAGTTTGTAGATTTTGAAAATATTGCTCCTCAGGCTATTAATGCATTTGTTGCTATGGAGGATCAATCATTTTGGGAGAATGGTGGAGTAGATCTCAAGTGATTGTTAAGAAATGTTTATGGTACTATTCAAAGAGCGCTATGAATGAATGCAAGAATTGGTGGTGCATCTACGATTACACAACAACTACTTAAAAATATTCTTGCCTTAGATAAAAATGAAAGTGGTATGTATGACACTATTGTTCGTAAACATAAAGAATGGCTCCTGGTAGGAAAACTTGCTGATGTGATTAAAAGTGATGTGAGAAAAGAAAATCCAGGTATTAGTTCATCAGAACTTGCAAGAAAACAAAAAGAGAGAGTAATGGAATTGTATATTAATTTTATTTATCTTGGAAATCAGACGCATGGTATCCAAGCAGCATCACAATCATATTTCGCGAAAAGTGCAAAAGATTTGAATATCGTTGAATCTGCTATTCTAGCATCGATGCCACAGTCACCATCATACTATGATCTCTACAAAAATCCAACAAGAGTATTATGAGATTTTTCTATTACTGCTACTGATGGATCAAAAATTGTATCATGAGATGTCTATAATACTATTGTTAATTCAATTGGTAATCTTGTTTTTGATTCTAAAAATACCATTAGTAAATCAAATAATGCCTTCCAAAATTTCACTTCAAAGATTGTACCAGAAAATATGACTGTTGGTGGTGCTATCTATACCTTATCTTATACTCCTGGTAGAAAAGATGCAGTTCTCAATAGAATGTATGAAGATGGATATATTACTGAAGAAGAGCTTAAACAATCATTTATTGATGGACTTAATCTTACTCTTGCTAGCGGTAAAGTTGCTATTCAAACACCTCATTTTGTATTTTGGGTAAGAGACCTTCTTTTAAGTGATGAGCAATTTAAGGACTTAGAAATTACAGAAGATATGCTATATCAGTGATGATTACAAATTCGCACTTCATTAGATAAAAATATTCAAGATATTGCAGAACTGGCTGTGAAAAATAACATGCCATTATTAAATGATAGAGGCTGAAATAATAGATCTATGATCCATTTAGATTCTACTAATTGAGATGTACTAGCATATGTGGGTTCTGCTGATTATAATAATACTGAAATCCAAGGGCAAAATGATATGGTAAGAAGTAAAAGACAACCATGATCAAGTGTTAAACCATTGGTATATGCATACTTTTTACAGCATGTACCAAGTACATTGGATACTCCTGTTTTCGATATCGACTTTACGGTATGATGACTTAAACCAAGAAACGCTGATGGTAAATTTAATGGATTAATGGCATTAAAAAATGCCTTAGCATACAGTAGAAATATTCCTGCTGTGAAAGTATATCTTTGAGCATGACAAGAAGAGAAGATTAAACCATTCTTACAAGAAATAGGACTGTCATCACTGAAGTCTAACCATGAATATGGATATTCATTAGCGTTAGGGGCTGGAGAAGTGTCTATGTTAGAAATGGCACAAGCGTATAGTGTATTAAGTCAATTATGAGAATATGCTGCTATTAATCCTATTTTGGAAATCAAAGATAAAAATGGAAATCTCATCTATGAAAAGAAGGTTGAAAAAAAGAAGACATCCCTTGATCCTATTGTAGCATCTATGGTCTGGGAAATGCTTTCTAATACATCATATATGCCTTCATGATGGGTTAACTACTATACGATAAAAGGATTGAAATATGCTGTGAAATCTTGAACATCAAATAAAGTGGTGAAGAGAGATGGAGAAGATGTGAGTTTGCCAAGAGATGGTTGGCTTGCTACCTATACACCTAATAGAGTAACATTATATTGGGCTGGAAATGCAGATGATAGTCCTTTAAATAAGAATGCTTTGTGATTATTAATTAATTCAGAAGTAAATAAATCATTCTATGGTGCACTATTAGAAAAATGAATGATTACTAATGATCCTATGACAACCGTTCCATGAAAATCAGTAACGATATCGAAAGTTACTTGAAGATTAGCAAATGAGAATACTCCAGAAGAATATAAAGTAACGACTACAGCCTTTAATGCTGATATTCCATGAGATGGACTATATACAAGTATTACCGTTGATGCATCTTGTGGAGGAAAGTTGTCTCCATTAACACCAGCTGAACAGAGACAACAGGTGTATTTATTTACTCCTGCTTCCATAACGTCATTTGATACACAAGATATTATTGGTTGGTTTGCTGGACAAAATAAGAATCTTCTTACAACGCCAGATAGTATTTATGCAAAACTTTTTGCAAAAGAACCTACTGAATATTGTGAAGGAAGAGCAATTCAAGAATCTGACAGCGTCCAAGTTTCTACACTCCTTACGAAGAATCAGTCAGTAACTTCTAAGTTTTCACTTTCTTATGCTGCACAAAGCGCTAATGGGAATATTATTAAGGTAACGATTTTGGCTAATGATGTTGTTGTAGGAAACTATTCTTATGGTAAACCAGCGATCGATGATACGAAACAAGTGAATCTTCAAGCGCTAGGTGACGCAAGCGATGTAAGGATCCAAATAGTAGCGGTAGATGAGACAGGAAAATCTAATAGTATTACTTTACCAGTGAAAGTAACAAAAGATGATACTGATAAGCCTGTTTTTGATAATACTGCAGTAAAAGTAGTGCCTGCTGAAGCTGGTGGATATGAGGTAACCTTATGATTTACTGATGCTACATCAGGAGTGGAAAGTGTATCAGTAACTCTTCCAGACAGCTCTGTGAAGAATCTCAAATGATCAGTAGTAAAATTTATCACACCTACTGCTGGTACGGTACGTTATGTGGCTAAAGATTGATTTGGTAACTCACTTGAGTGATCATTGGATATGTCATCATATTTATAA
- the comM gene encoding Competence protein ComM codes for MIHKIKTYTNIGLQGYEIIIEADSNRSLPTIDIIGLPDAAIKESKERIRGTFRHCQIDIPAQKIVLNLSPSDIRKEGTRFDVPMAVALLLLCRDGQVKHDDLVRKALFFGELGLDGAVKRIDGLLPSVLHAVRAGYTDFFIPADNIYEVEYINGITIYAVSHFRQIANHFTGTEDISPYVLKSSIDDLYTLTYDIATDFAHIKGQLVAKRALCVAAAGLHNVLMVGSPGSGKTMLARALQSIVPPLGFDEILEVSQIYSLVGKLTKDTPLIVQRPFRQVHHTASKISIIGGGKNLTPGEISLAHKGILFFDELPEFPRETLEVLRQPLEDKMIAISRVSGTVQYPANFMFVATMNPSPCGYYNDPEVPCKCSYNEIKRYQNKISGPLLDRIDMILEIPREKIDNILDVGPGESSETLREKVMKARRRQESRFAGTDMVANSHMSSKHIDEYIVLTESAKAFVKQAATSLKLSPRVIHRSLKLARTIADMEDIDMIDTKHLAEALQYRNKNMFIE; via the coding sequence ATGATCCACAAAATCAAAACGTATACCAATATTGGTTTGCAAGGATATGAAATTATTATCGAAGCAGATAGTAATAGATCGTTGCCTACGATTGATATTATTGGACTCCCTGATGCAGCAATCAAAGAAAGTAAAGAGAGAATAAGGGGAACCTTTCGCCACTGCCAGATTGATATTCCAGCACAGAAGATTGTTTTGAATCTTTCGCCTAGTGATATTCGCAAGGAAGGAACACGTTTCGATGTGCCTATGGCGGTCGCCCTTCTTCTGCTCTGTCGTGATGGTCAAGTTAAACATGATGATTTGGTCAGGAAAGCACTTTTTTTCTGAGAGTTATGACTGGATGGAGCAGTAAAGAGGATAGACTGACTGCTTCCGAGTGTCTTGCACGCCGTGAGGGCTGGGTATACGGATTTCTTCATCCCTGCTGACAATATCTACGAAGTAGAGTATATCAATGGTATTACGATTTATGCTGTTTCTCATTTTCGTCAGATAGCGAATCACTTTACAGGCACGGAAGATATTAGTCCTTATGTATTGAAATCAAGTATTGATGACTTATATACTCTTACTTACGATATAGCCACTGACTTCGCTCATATTAAAGGTCAATTAGTAGCGAAAAGAGCGCTTTGTGTCGCAGCAGCTGGACTTCACAACGTCCTCATGGTGGGTTCTCCTGGTTCGGGGAAGACAATGCTTGCTCGTGCGCTTCAGAGTATTGTTCCTCCACTAGGATTCGATGAAATTCTTGAAGTGAGTCAGATTTATTCTTTGGTAGGTAAACTCACGAAAGATACTCCCCTGATCGTCCAAAGACCGTTTCGTCAAGTTCATCATACCGCAAGCAAGATATCCATTATCTGATGAGGGAAAAACCTAACACCCTGAGAGATCAGTCTTGCTCATAAAGGTATCTTATTCTTTGATGAATTACCTGAATTTCCGAGAGAAACCTTGGAAGTGCTCAGACAACCATTAGAAGATAAAATGATCGCTATATCTCGTGTGTCAGGGACGGTACAATATCCTGCAAACTTTATGTTTGTGGCGACTATGAATCCTAGTCCTTGCGGTTATTATAACGATCCAGAAGTGCCATGTAAATGTAGTTACAACGAGATCAAAAGATATCAAAATAAGATTTCCTGACCTTTGCTTGATCGTATTGATATGATCTTGGAAATTCCCAGAGAGAAAATAGATAATATCCTCGATGTCTGACCAGGCGAGAGTAGTGAGACCTTACGTGAAAAAGTGATGAAAGCGCGACGTCGTCAGGAATCAAGGTTTGCTTGAACTGATATGGTAGCGAATTCTCATATGTCGAGTAAACATATTGATGAATATATCGTTTTGACTGAGAGTGCGAAAGCGTTTGTCAAACAAGCAGCTACTTCACTGAAACTTTCACCCAGAGTCATCCATCGTAGTCTCAAGTTGGCTCGTACTATAGCAGATATGGAAGATATCGATATGATTGATACCAAACATCTTGCAGAAGCACTCCAATATCGTAATAAGAATATGTTTATTGAATAA
- the epsE_1 gene encoding Putative glycosyltransferase EpsE: MKKPLVSVLICTYNAASTIKETILSCLDQTYTNIEILIHDDQSSDDTISIIQSLNDEKIRIVPSGKKLGPYRGLNFLLDSAKGEYIAIQDHDDLWYPEKIEKQISFLDSEQGSKYIGCGTQTRMWYEGDNTYFDYFLGAKNDYTIHPSLVFRTGEERYPEDRVYMNDAYFQKIILCQGKKLIYNLDETLTIHRIKSGADNYSYRWFQFTTINIQTLFALHPWWYACFALCWEGMRKMVYPVLQKVGKGRWIDYIERIPFKLQGYKIKYYGV; this comes from the coding sequence ATGAAAAAACCATTAGTATCTGTATTGATCTGTACCTATAATGCTGCATCCACTATCAAGGAGACAATTTTGTCATGTTTGGATCAAACATACACTAATATTGAAATTCTGATCCATGATGATCAATCGAGTGATGATACCATCAGTATTATTCAGTCTCTGAATGATGAGAAAATACGCATAGTACCGTCATGAAAAAAACTCTGACCGTATAGATGATTGAATTTCTTACTAGATTCAGCAAAGTGAGAATATATAGCCATACAAGACCATGATGATCTCTGGTATCCTGAAAAAATTGAAAAGCAAATATCTTTTTTAGACAGTGAACAATGAAGTAAGTACATCTGATGTGGAACTCAAACTCGTATGTGGTATGAGTGAGATAATACATATTTTGATTACTTTCTTTGAGCTAAAAATGATTATACCATTCATCCATCATTAGTTTTTAGAACTTGAGAAGAAAGATATCCAGAAGATAGGGTCTATATGAATGATGCGTATTTTCAGAAAATCATATTATGCCAATGAAAAAAACTAATCTATAATCTCGATGAAACGTTGACCATTCATCGTATCAAATCATGAGCAGACAATTATAGTTATCGTTGGTTCCAGTTCACAACAATAAATATTCAGACACTGTTCGCGTTACATCCATGGTGGTATGCTTGTTTTGCCTTATGTTGGGAAGGAATGAGAAAAATGGTGTATCCAGTGTTACAGAAAGTTGGAAAATGAAGGTGGATTGATTATATAGAGAGGATACCTTTTAAGTTGCAGGGATATAAGATTAAGTATTATGGAGTTTAA
- the epsE_2 gene encoding Putative glycosyltransferase EpsE has product MPKISIILPVYNSNKERLSQSIESVLLQSFKNFELIIINDASTNDIEKTIIEYQHKDKRILYIKNEHNLKLTKTLNKGLEVAQGEYIARIDDDDIWIDDYKLQKQFNFLHSHPEYGLCGTNIILEEMITKEQTKNYMQENDQQIRNRMLLSTQFSHSSIMIKKEAIDKYGSYNPDYNLMEDHELRLRLGKYYKLHNIQDFTTLYRVNPQGVSLQNRRKQQQLALKLCWKYRKEYPSFIKGLVGNIALNILPEKVIGRINKLNRLSDKPFV; this is encoded by the coding sequence ATGCCTAAAATATCTATCATTCTCCCAGTATACAATAGTAACAAAGAACGACTCTCACAATCGATAGAATCCGTACTTTTGCAATCATTTAAAAATTTTGAACTTATTATCATTAATGATGCCTCAACGAATGATATTGAAAAAACAATTATAGAATACCAACACAAAGATAAAAGAATACTGTATATAAAAAATGAACATAATCTTAAACTCACCAAAACACTTAATAAAGGCTTAGAAGTTGCACAATGAGAATATATTGCTCGTATTGATGATGATGATATCTGGATTGATGATTATAAACTTCAAAAACAATTTAATTTCTTACATTCACATCCAGAGTATGGTCTTTGTGGGACAAACATTATTCTAGAAGAGATGATAACAAAAGAACAAACAAAAAATTATATGCAAGAAAATGATCAGCAAATCCGTAATCGTATGTTACTTTCTACACAATTTTCTCATTCCAGTATTATGATAAAAAAAGAAGCGATTGATAAATACTGAAGTTATAATCCTGACTACAATCTTATGGAAGATCACGAATTGCGGTTGAGGTTAGGGAAATACTATAAGCTTCATAATATACAAGATTTTACAACACTCTATCGTGTCAATCCTCAATGAGTTTCCTTACAAAATCGTAGAAAACAACAACAACTTGCGCTCAAACTTTGTTGGAAATACAGAAAAGAGTATCCATCTTTTATAAAATGATTAGTAGGAAATATTGCCCTCAATATATTACCAGAAAAAGTTATTTGACGAATAAATAAACTCAATCGTTTATCAGATAAGCCATTTGTATAA